From the Xiphophorus couchianus chromosome 11, X_couchianus-1.0, whole genome shotgun sequence genome, the window GACTCCTTCAtctttatgacagtgtcatgtcagccTTATGCACACccagtcaaataaagtgttactagtctgatttttataaaaacaaagatccCATTTCTCTCCCAGAGCTTCTGAGTTAGTGATCCTCTGCTGTCTAAAACTGCATCAATCTTTGCTTTGAGGTTTTACCTCATTTTGGTCAGTAAAAATAGTGAACGCaatttgttttatgtcttcAAGGATAATTTAGAATTAAGCATACAAGATAATATAATGTTgtcttttaaagatattaataactTTTACCACACTGGTTATTTGTGACCCGAATCTTGAGTAGCTATTTATTATCACTGTTGTTATTATTTCATTGCTACTGTTCGTTAGTAGCCCTGAGGTGGAATGGCAACCCCGCCTTTTGCCCGATGACCGCTGGAGACAGGCATCAGCTCCCCTCACGATCCTGCAGGAATGAACATGTTTAGATAATGAATAGATGTAGGTTTACTATTTTGTTATTATAACAgtatttcagcaacaacaaaatgacagggttttccccagtgtattataagcctggcggcccgCCAAGCTTTATTTGCCCCACCCCCCCACTCCTCCAGGCTAAGCGTTACTCTttcatgtttttagaaaaagctGGAAGCCTGGACCAATCACACCACTGGCAATTGGTAAACAATAGACATCAAATCTGTAAATTTGATGtatattgttttctatttttaataaattagaaaaaaaagaaagaaagaaaagaaaaccacatTGTCATAATGGGGTATTTGTGTGTACAATTTTGAGAAAGAATGTTAATACAATTTGAATTAAGGCTGTAACATAAGTCAAGTTTTTTTAAGAGCATCAAATAAGTAACATCTGTGTGGTATCCACAGCACAAGCTGAACATCAGACAAAGCCCACTGTAGGAGCCATATATACACAAAGCAGGAGGCACCTAAGGACGGACAAACCAGTGTCAGGTttcaagaaaaagcaaaagaagggAGGAGGGGCCAAACACAGTAAGTGCAAGAGAGACCAGACTTTTGAGCAAACTGTGGGAAAAGTGAGGGTGTTTAAGAATCTCACTAGGAAAAGTGGATTATACTattcacattattattattcaagctttatttttgaggattgtttttattaatcaccAACTACAGTGCTTTTAGTTAATCAgcctaaaaatgtaataaacctCAAAAATATGAATGTTGAGGAAAGTAAAAGTGAGTGTTTGCCTTCCTCTAAAAGCACATGTGCAATCATTGGGCATCTCTTAtcgtgcagattttttttatccaactaaataaaaaaactctaaatttaGTCAGTTTATTTAGAAGTATTTCATTGTCTTAAATCAACACAGTCATAGAATATAACCCCTGAGTGATGTTCTGGTCTACACTCCATACCAGTTGGGGGCGGTAATGCTCTAATTTTGTTGTTTGCCAACTGCCAATAAGGATCacagaagaaggagaaaaagaagagcagCTGCCAGCAGGTAATTCCCCCATCAGGAGTGATATAAGGAGGATCATTTGGTGCCTTCATTGCAACTCAGTAATTAAACAGGTCAAGGGAAGATGACAGAAACAgtgtggagaagaaaaaaaggcaggTGACTTTATAGCATTCAAAGGAAAGTTGACATGatgacaaaaaaccccccaacaacTTAAAGATGGAAACAACTACATccagaatatatttttgtcatgcAGGTGTAATTAATACTTTATATATAAATGAGGAAAACATCCTACTGAAAAATGTGACTTGTCTTCAAGAGGAGACAGtggaacatgttttattgttctgcACCAATTATTCATCTGAGAGAACTAAACAGGTTTGTCATTTACAGGAACTGTTGGACAAAGTCTTTATTTCTAAGTCTTTTCCATTTCTTGAGGTACCATAAGAAGATAAAATTAATggtgaatttgttttgttttgtatttataaatcTGTCTAGTATAAATTTACCATCCTGATCCATGCTCCAttccagtaggtggcagtaatACACCTACTGGTATTACTGCCAGTAGGGAATACTCAATACTCcacttactggtatggagtACCAGTAGGTGTTTCTTGCCAActcccataaaaaaaaaaaatcatttgccGCTAAACGATTTAAAGGTACCGGTAGTTTCAAGAATCACCTGCGTGTTTTCCGGTGTCAAGTATTCTCTTTAGCCTTTCTCCGCCTGTGTCTTCAAGTTGGATCTTCCCAATTCggctgaaatatatttttttttcctggcatgTGAGCTCGGACACCATCGCTTACCTTCCTCCCAAACACTCCAGACACATCACCATGAGAACTTGGCCTCCTTTCCCAAAGTGACTGCCAACAATTGGTAAGAAATCCTCTCTGCTCTGTTGAGAAATCCACCAGTGAATCTGCCAAAGTCTAATTTGGTCTCCTTAACAGTCTTTGCTGAATCTTGGCCCTCTGAAAACTCTGGTTTTGCACATTTACCATCTTGTATATTGgaaatgtcttcattttcaaCCATTGTGTTTAGTGGTTGTTTTAACATGTGGGTtgaaaagaatagaatagaatagaattcaactttattgtcattgcactgtcacaagtacaagcaacgagatgtagtttgcatctatccagaagtgctctacgagatataaatatttatttacagatgtacaagactatgtatgtatggactataaggggttatagcaaagagatatagagATAGAAGCTTCCTGAAATCATGAGTTTGACTTTTGGGTAAATATTAAGCATTGCAACAGAGTAGTTTGTCTCCTGTGTGGATGttcatgtgtgttttaaaactgatttcaggctaaatattttttcacaagcGTAACCACAGAACGGTTTCATTATATTAGTTAGTTCTTGTATGTTTAAATTGGACTTTTGTGTATATCTTGTACACCAAACACCACAACCTAATGAATTTTGCTATTCTGGTTGTGCATGTCTatcccttttttatttatttttttggtaaaaacttTTACCACACTCAAAcctaaacattttatgacatATTTGGGCATTCCTCTGTgggtttacatttttctttcatatataACTGAACCCTGTTCTTGTTAAATTGTTTCCCGCACCCAGAGCTACTCAGTGGTTTTTCTAACAGCATTTAATGGTATGAATCCTGGAATGTGTATCTCACATTCTTTGTGTGCATCAATCTTCTACCACCAAATAAAGCACTAAGACAACtgaaactgtaatttttattacagttttattttaacccatttcttttttgtccatTCCCATGGCTTATGCCATGTATGTGGATCAAAAAACAGGGGTAACAATATAGCTCAGTTCTCCGTAGGGCTCCAGAAACTCAAATGCTACCATCCACAAGTTGCAGTTCGAATCAGAAACTCTGCAGCTAGACGCCAGGAATAACAAAATGACtacaaaaaagatgaaaaagagaATGATGTATCCTGCTGCCTTGACTCCTCTCTGCAGGATCCTAGCACCATACTCCGGCCAGCTGAAcggactaaaaatatatatattaaaatgagtcattttaattagatttgggtttttttgtctgtattggTTCATATAAGTACCATTCTCTTGAGGTTACAGAAATCAAGTCATCCTTGTAGTAATCTTCTTCCTGTAAAGACAACAGCAGATTGCAGCATTGGCTTCACATGTTAGCGGTGTCAGTGCTTTGACATGTGGACATCCATCAGGTCTACtttaaaacactgaaagtgAGTTACAGGCCAAATAGCAGTGACACTGtcatcttcatgtttttgtgtgtgattgTCATACTTTGAATTCTCAAAGACAGCCATGAAGAGGACGATGACAATCTCCAGAGGTTCAATAATTGCTAAAATGTTAGTCAAATTGTGATGTGGGAAACCAAAGAGAAATTATGAAGtggaactcattttaaaaaatccaattatCTCAAAACTTCCAGATTAAGACTAAGAGCTTtgtcaattttaaatttttaaaaattgacttACACTGATGCAAAGCTGTAACGTCTCTACAAATCTAATTACAAATGTTCTAATTCTcaggtaaataaatatttacaggcAGTGATCACTTGCAGTACTAAAGTACAAGAAGGAATTATAACAACCCACTAAAAAGAAGTTTTTATAGTTATAGTGTGAAACATGGTTATGATTTTAAACGGCCATTCGAGACAAATAATCTCAGTAAGGAGGGATTTTCTTGATAGATGTAGATTTGTAGTCGTGTATTACCTTTACCACTGAATGTAGGACCTCTGTGCCTGGTTCATATTTCACCACCGTTCtgtaaaaaccaaagaaaaacaggatggAAGACGAGACGAACTCGGCTGATTGTCGAATGCAAAGCTTTAGAAACTCATTCTCCGGTTCTGCCACTATGAGTTGACGAGTCGGTACTCACAGGATCTGTTCCTCCTGAATgtctttcagatttttctccaGGAGGTGAATTTCATCTCTGAGTTCCTGCAGAAAGATTAAACGTCAAAACATCACAGGGATGATCGGATCTAGCATTTAAAGATTCTGTCGCAAAATTGTAATTATCAGATACCTCAATGATGCCGGCATATCTTTctatcttctttttcttgtcacCCTCCATCTCAGACAGCTGATGGAGAGACATTcagattaatgtttttattaagtcATGTTAAAAGCGAAGCTAATTAACTTTTCATAACTAGAATCATTCTTACTCTCTCTATTTGGGTGTCTTTGTTATGCAGGGCTGCCAGGATCTTCTGGTTTTCCTTTATTATTCAGTGAAACAAAGGACAAAAGTGACCCATCCAAGAGGCAAAATAATATATGAAACATGAATTGAAATGAAGTAAAAGTTTACCTTGATTATATTCTCAGCCGTTTCCTCCTGATGGTTCTTTGAAAGCTCTTCAAGCTGAAGCAGATCAGAGTGAGAGCGTTTCAGAAGAGGATGGAAATAACTTCACATCGGCAGAGCCAGACAaaggtgcacacacacatatatacagtatatatatatatatatatatatatacagtatatatatatatatatatttctgagGCCACTGTTTAGGGGCCAAATTTGGTGCTGCCATGATTATTTATGTTGCCTAGAACTTCAAGATAAGAGCTGTTTACGTATTTTATCAAATCAACTGTGATTTGCATAATGCCAAATGAAatcaatgtgaaaatatgttgagcgttatttaattttaacaagtGCTTATTGACTACAGAGAAAGCTAtaatatttgaacagttttataGGTCGTTTTATTAATGCGTTCGGTCGGCCGTGGcgcaaaatgaaaatgagttgaAATagcaaaaagttaaatttgacaCGGATAATAGatctaacatttttatatttgttgtttgagAATGAGAATactgttaaatttaatttgacagTTTCCGCACAgatgaattgttttaaattgcctaaaatgtaagttttaaattaattgagtTGGTAAAAGTGCACAAAATAATCTTTCCTGCATGATTATTgttaaagtggcagtattattattatctgggcacacagtgccattttgtagcacaatcacgtaactgttaccttcagctaTAAAATACTATATTTAAAAGCAGTTAAACAAATTTAGTGCCTTAAAATCgggcctctgcctctttaaaatctcctgctttttctgaaactccgccttcagggaGTCGTGAGgtcactcctctattaaccctttaataatTCTTTTTCCAGTGTTGCACGGAGTATAAAGAGATCaacacagttccaccaggtgttcgctaattgctgctggctagtctagAGGAGCCGAGTAGGGGAGCCGTGGACTGACCTTGGGTCAGCCCTGGTTACATgtttaaatgaacattgttgGGGGTTTCCCTGCACTCTTTAATGCTGCGTTAGCATTTACCAAGCCCTTAGCAGATGTCAGTTTCTCTAAACACTTTGTTTGTGAGAAATCTTCCCCTACCTCAACAGCCAGCAGTTGATTTTCCTCCTTCATCTTCTCCAGATAATCTTCCTGTGTAGAACAAAGTCAAACAACCAGCATTAAATCTGGTGTCTGCCAGAACTGTAATTTACACATTTCAGGTTAATCACTTACCATTTCTCTAATCtgaacttttttctcttctaaaTCTTTCTGGCGCATGAgttctttattcttttctattgatatcttctcattttctgtctgttctTTTAACCTGAAAACAAT encodes:
- the LOC114152456 gene encoding kinesin heavy chain-like isoform X1 — translated: MEEAYIVVDEEAPATVEIKDLGKRYDLALKQHRLTKELYEKLVDQGQITEELMGELEQENQNLTNKMKELKEQTENEKISIEKNKELMRQKDLEEKKVQIREMEDYLEKMKEENQLLAVELEELSKNHQEETAENIIKENQKILAALHNKDTQIERLSEMEGDKKKKIERYAGIIEELRDEIHLLEKNLKDIQEEQILTVVKYEPGTEVLHSVVKEEDYYKDDLISVTSRECPFSWPEYGARILQRGVKAAGYIILFFIFFVVILLFLASSCRVSDSNCNLWMVAFEFLEPYGELSYIVTPVF
- the LOC114152456 gene encoding kinesin heavy chain-like isoform X2, giving the protein MEEAYIVVDEEAPATVEIKDLGKRYDLALKQHRLTKELYEKLVDQGQITEELMGELEQENQNLTNKMKELKEQTENEKISIEKNKELMRQKDLEEKKVQIREMEDYLEKMKEENQLLAVELEELSKNHQEETAENIIKENQKILAALHNKDTQIERLSEMEGDKKKKIERYAGIIEELRDEIHLLEKNLKDIQEEQILTVVKYEPGTEVLHSVEEDYYKDDLISVTSRECPFSWPEYGARILQRGVKAAGYIILFFIFFVVILLFLASSCRVSDSNCNLWMVAFEFLEPYGELSYIVTPVF